A genomic stretch from Coffea arabica cultivar ET-39 chromosome 10c, Coffea Arabica ET-39 HiFi, whole genome shotgun sequence includes:
- the LOC113714471 gene encoding inactive protein kinase SELMODRAFT_444075-like isoform X3, producing the protein MEISNTTLTPRSAAGKMSSEQVIVAVKAEKVITKTAMAWALTHVVHPGDCITLLAVFPEEKTGRRRFWGFPRLKGDCRAAAGGADPTSTNRLPDRIGQISESCSQMVLQFHDRIDVRVRIKVVSATPAGTVAAEAKDNAAKWVVLDKKLKLELRHCMDQLHCNIVVMKGSQPKVLRLNLECSDEIQTPFYSAASSPVLDVQKLHGLRMKHSTPVSSPEEPSTSYTKTSGETSLSSPDTATSKFLVYQQNPLYEKLTTGKHTPSHKPNGFGHPLALPDSVEERTVTLSMSSENLSLDDKRIFWIPQNHKISEKAQEIGDCQNGLQNTALPMRDDHHHLVPCMLTEGHKHNLTYGKDVEFNSNIRDAVSLCRTLSTPPPLCSQCQQKAPAFGKPPRQFLYEELEEATDGFSDMNFLAEGGFGLVYRGILRDGLVVAIKQLKFSGSQRDADFCREVRVLSCAQHRNVVLLIGFCVEQKRRLLVYEYICNSSLDLHLHGNLDTILDWDMRLKIAIGTARGLRYLHEDCRVGCIIHRDLRPHNILLTHDFEPLCILFRLQILVLLDYIVNGNFVMRSKLLEHMGILHQSTSLMPKLQRKLTYMLLA; encoded by the exons ATGGAAATTAGCAACACGACTTTGACACCTAGGAGTGCTGCCGGAAAAATGTCGTCGGAGCAAGTCATCGTGGCCGTGAAGGCAGAGAAGGTGATCACGAAGACGGCAATGGCTTGGGCATTGACTCACGTCGTCCATCCCGGCGACTGCATTACCTTGCTCGCCGTGTTTCCCGAGGAGAAAACCG GGAGGAGGAGATTTTGGGGATTTCCGAGGTTGAAAGGAGACTGCCGTGCTGCTGCTGGCGGTGCTGACCCGACGTCGACGAACAGGTTGCCTGACCGGATTGGCCAGATCTCTGAGTCGTGTTCTCAAATGGTTCTTCAATTTCACGATCGAATTGAT GTCAGAGTGCGTATCAAAGTCGTCTCAGCtacacctgctggcactgtggcAGCTGAAGCAAAGGATAATGCAGCCAAATGGGTCGTATTGGACAA AAAACTGAAGCTAGAACTTCGGCATTGCATGGATCAGCTTCACTGCAACATTGTAGTTATGAAGGGTTCACAGCCAAAAGTCCTTAGGCTCAATCTTGAATGCTCAGACGAAATTCAAACCCCTTTTTATTCTGCTGCTTCTTCACCTGTTTTGGATGTGCAGAAGTTGCATGGACTGAGGATGAAGCATTCGACTCCTGTGAGTAGCCCTGAGGAGCCAAGCACGTCCTACACAAAAACCTCAGGAGAAACTTCATTATCCAGTCCTGACACTGCCACTTCTAAATTCCTTGTGTATCAACAAAATCCCCTTTATGAAAAACTAACTACGGGCAAGCACACTCCTAGCCATAAACCTAATGGCTTTGGTcatccacttgctttgccagatTCAGTTGAGGAAAGGACTGTAACCCTTTCTATGAGCTCAGAAAATTTAAGTTTGGATGATAAAAGAATCTTTTGGATTCCTCAGAACCACAAGATAAGCGAGAAAGCCCAAGAAATTGGAGACTGCCAAAATGGATTGCAAAATACAGCACTACCTATGAGAGATGACCATCACCACCTTGTGCCATGTATGTTGACAGAAGGGCATAAACACAATCTAACCTATGGTAAAGATGTTGAATTTAACTCGAACATCAGAGATGCAGTTTCTTTGTGCAGAACTTTGTCAACACCCCCTCCTTTATGTTCACAATGTCAACAGAAGGCACCAGCTTTTGGAAAGCCCCCTAGGCAATTCCTTTATGAAGAGCTAGAGGAGGCTACAGACGGTTTCTCAGATATGAATTTCCTAGCTGAAGGAGGGTTTGGTTTGGTTTACAGAGGTATTTTGAGGGATGGACTAGTTGTCGCAATTAAACAGCTGAAGTTTTCTGGATCTCAAAGGGACGCTGATTTCTGTAGGGAAGTGCGAGTTTTAAGCTGTGCGCAACATAGAAATGTTGTGCTATTGATTGGATTTTGCGTTGAGCAGAAGAGGAGATTATTAGTATATGAGTACATATGCAACAGCTCCTTGGATCTACACTTACATG GAAACTTGGATACAATTCTTGATTGGGACATGCGACTCAAAATAGCTATTGGAACAGCAAGAGGCTTACGATATCTCCATGAAGATTGCAGGGTGGGATGTATAATACATAGAGATTTGAGGCCTCACAACATCCTCCTGACCCATGATTTTGAACCTCTG TGCATTCTTTTCAGGTTGCAGATTTTGGTCTTGCTAGACTACATCGTGAATGGGAACTTTGTGATGAGGAGCAAGTTATTGGAACATATGG GTATCTTGCACCAGAGTACTTCACTGATGCCAAAGTTACAGAGAAAGTTGACATATATGCTTTTGGCCTAG
- the LOC113713518 gene encoding strychnine-10-hydroxylase-like, producing MMEWSFQHLNAAAVGLLAFSFFLVYFFFNKDAKKHGSVPPEAGGAWPIIGHLHLLGRGPEKLPHITLAALAEKYGPAFTIRLGVHKNLVVSSWELAKEIFTTHDLAAASRPNSLASELLSYDYASFGFAPYGDYWREMRKVISIELLSTKRLELLKHVRISETDLSTKDLYNLWNSSSGPVLVEMKQWFADLNLNVILRMVVGKRFFGATDVSEEKEAKLCQKVMREFFYLTGLFVLADSVPYLRWLDWGGYERKMKVNAQEMDRLADGWLKEHRRKKQSGEATNDHQDFMDVMLSLTEGADFSASYDADTITKATCLGLISGGSDTTVVMLTWTLSLIMNNPRVLKTAQEELDLHVGKERRVTESDISNLVYLQAIIKETLRLYPPGPLGGTRELSEDCIIGGYHIPKGTRVILNMWKIQRDPNVWHDGPLEFRPERFLTTHKHIDVKGYHFELIPFGAGRRICPGINLGLQMLRLVLANLLHAFDLSTPSNEPVDMTESAGLTNIKATPLQLLVAPRLPPHLYS from the exons ATGATGGAATGGTCTTTCCAGCACCTCAATGCTGCTGCAGTTGGACTGCTTGCTTTCTCCTTCTTCCTTGTCTACTTTTTCTTCAACAAAGATGCCAAAAAACATGGTTCAGTGCCACCAGAAGCAGGCGGTGCATGGCCTATTATTGGCCACCTTCACCTCTTAGGAAGAGGTCCAGAAAAGCTTCCCCACATTACCTTGGCAGCCCTGGCCGAGAAATATGGACCAGCCTTCACTATCAGGCTAGGAGTGCATAAAAACCTGGTTGTAAGCAGCTGGGAACTAGCAAAGGAGATATTCACCACCCATGACTTGGCTGCAGCATCACGTCCGAATTCTTTGGCAAGCGAACTCCTAAGTTATGACTATGCCAGTTTTGGATTCGCTCCTTACGGTGATTATTGGCGTGAGATGCGTAAGGTAATCTCCATCGAACTACTCTCCACTAAACGCCTTGAGCTCCTCAAGCACGTCAGGATTTCTGAGACTGACCTTTCCACCAAAGATCTTTACAATCTCTGGAATTCTTCATCAGGCCCTGTCCTGGTGGAAATGAAGCAGTGGTTTGCAGACTTGAATCTAAACGTGATCCTTAGGATGGTTGTGGGGAAAAGGTTCTTTGGGGCAACAGATGTTAGCGAGGAGAAAGAAGCAAAGCTGTGCCAAAAGGTGATGAGGGAGTTCTTTTATTTAACTGGGCTGTTTGTACTGGCGGACTCTGTTCCTTATCTGAGATGGTTGGACTGGGGAGGGTACgaaaggaaaatgaaagtaaatgcTCAAGAGATGGACCGGCTAGCCGACGGATGGTTGAAAGAACATCGTCGAAAGAAACAGTCGGGCGAGGCCACTAATGATCATCAGGACTTCATGGACGTCATGCTCTCACTCACAGAAGGTGCAGATTTTTCTGCTAGTTACGATGCTGATACTATCACCAAAGCTACTTGCTTA GGTTTGATTTCTGGTGGGAGTGATACCACTGTAGTGATGCTAACATGGACGCTGTCTTTGATAATGAACAACCCTCGAGTCTTGAAGACGGCTCAAGAAGAACTAGACCTGCACGTCGGCAAGGAGAGGCGGGTTACAGAATCAGATATTAGTAATTTGGTCTACCTCCAAGCCATCATCAAAGAAACGCTACGACTATATCCACCCGGGCCACTGGGGGGCACCAGAGAATTGAGTGAAGACTGTATTATAGGTGGCTATCATATTCCAAAAGGCACAAGAGTAATCCTGAACATGTGGAAAATCCAGAGGGATCCTAACGTATGGCATGATGGTCCGTTGGAGTTCAGGCCGGAGAGGTTCCTCACCACACATAAGCATATTGATGTGAAAGGTTATCATTTCGAATTAATCCCATTTGGGGCTGGTAGAAGAATTTGCCCTGGTATTAATTTGGGGCTTCAGATGTTACGCCTAGTCTTGGCCAATTTGCTCCATGCTTTTGACCTCTCAACTCCTTCTAATGAACCGGTTGATATGACTGAGAGCGCCGGATTGACAAACATCAAAGCCACTCCGCTCCAACTCCTTGTTGCTCCACGCCTGCCTCCTCACCTTTACTCGTAA
- the LOC113714471 gene encoding inactive protein kinase SELMODRAFT_444075-like isoform X1: MEISNTTLTPRSAAGKMSSEQVIVAVKAEKVITKTAMAWALTHVVHPGDCITLLAVFPEEKTGRRRFWGFPRLKGDCRAAAGGADPTSTNRLPDRIGQISESCSQMVLQFHDRIDVRVRIKVVSATPAGTVAAEAKDNAAKWVVLDKKLKLELRHCMDQLHCNIVVMKGSQPKVLRLNLECSDEIQTPFYSAASSPVLDVQKLHGLRMKHSTPVSSPEEPSTSYTKTSGETSLSSPDTATSKFLVYQQNPLYEKLTTGKHTPSHKPNGFGHPLALPDSVEERTVTLSMSSENLSLDDKRIFWIPQNHKISEKAQEIGDCQNGLQNTALPMRDDHHHLVPCMLTEGHKHNLTYGKDVEFNSNIRDAVSLCRTLSTPPPLCSQCQQKAPAFGKPPRQFLYEELEEATDGFSDMNFLAEGGFGLVYRGILRDGLVVAIKQLKFSGSQRDADFCREVRVLSCAQHRNVVLLIGFCVEQKRRLLVYEYICNSSLDLHLHGNLDTILDWDMRLKIAIGTARGLRYLHEDCRVGCIIHRDLRPHNILLTHDFEPLVADFGLARLHREWELCDEEQVIGTYGYLAPEYFTDAKVTEKVDIYAFGLVLLELITGEKTGALPNYSGQQFLFKNFHPLGTLEESHSLADKQRFLDPCLVSYELQSFPYELRAMSNAASLCLQKDPDLRPPMSKVLRILEGGGKVVPLVLDSNSIGSRSGHINGLNPGINTTSRRKHSRRLSH; this comes from the exons ATGGAAATTAGCAACACGACTTTGACACCTAGGAGTGCTGCCGGAAAAATGTCGTCGGAGCAAGTCATCGTGGCCGTGAAGGCAGAGAAGGTGATCACGAAGACGGCAATGGCTTGGGCATTGACTCACGTCGTCCATCCCGGCGACTGCATTACCTTGCTCGCCGTGTTTCCCGAGGAGAAAACCG GGAGGAGGAGATTTTGGGGATTTCCGAGGTTGAAAGGAGACTGCCGTGCTGCTGCTGGCGGTGCTGACCCGACGTCGACGAACAGGTTGCCTGACCGGATTGGCCAGATCTCTGAGTCGTGTTCTCAAATGGTTCTTCAATTTCACGATCGAATTGAT GTCAGAGTGCGTATCAAAGTCGTCTCAGCtacacctgctggcactgtggcAGCTGAAGCAAAGGATAATGCAGCCAAATGGGTCGTATTGGACAA AAAACTGAAGCTAGAACTTCGGCATTGCATGGATCAGCTTCACTGCAACATTGTAGTTATGAAGGGTTCACAGCCAAAAGTCCTTAGGCTCAATCTTGAATGCTCAGACGAAATTCAAACCCCTTTTTATTCTGCTGCTTCTTCACCTGTTTTGGATGTGCAGAAGTTGCATGGACTGAGGATGAAGCATTCGACTCCTGTGAGTAGCCCTGAGGAGCCAAGCACGTCCTACACAAAAACCTCAGGAGAAACTTCATTATCCAGTCCTGACACTGCCACTTCTAAATTCCTTGTGTATCAACAAAATCCCCTTTATGAAAAACTAACTACGGGCAAGCACACTCCTAGCCATAAACCTAATGGCTTTGGTcatccacttgctttgccagatTCAGTTGAGGAAAGGACTGTAACCCTTTCTATGAGCTCAGAAAATTTAAGTTTGGATGATAAAAGAATCTTTTGGATTCCTCAGAACCACAAGATAAGCGAGAAAGCCCAAGAAATTGGAGACTGCCAAAATGGATTGCAAAATACAGCACTACCTATGAGAGATGACCATCACCACCTTGTGCCATGTATGTTGACAGAAGGGCATAAACACAATCTAACCTATGGTAAAGATGTTGAATTTAACTCGAACATCAGAGATGCAGTTTCTTTGTGCAGAACTTTGTCAACACCCCCTCCTTTATGTTCACAATGTCAACAGAAGGCACCAGCTTTTGGAAAGCCCCCTAGGCAATTCCTTTATGAAGAGCTAGAGGAGGCTACAGACGGTTTCTCAGATATGAATTTCCTAGCTGAAGGAGGGTTTGGTTTGGTTTACAGAGGTATTTTGAGGGATGGACTAGTTGTCGCAATTAAACAGCTGAAGTTTTCTGGATCTCAAAGGGACGCTGATTTCTGTAGGGAAGTGCGAGTTTTAAGCTGTGCGCAACATAGAAATGTTGTGCTATTGATTGGATTTTGCGTTGAGCAGAAGAGGAGATTATTAGTATATGAGTACATATGCAACAGCTCCTTGGATCTACACTTACATG GAAACTTGGATACAATTCTTGATTGGGACATGCGACTCAAAATAGCTATTGGAACAGCAAGAGGCTTACGATATCTCCATGAAGATTGCAGGGTGGGATGTATAATACATAGAGATTTGAGGCCTCACAACATCCTCCTGACCCATGATTTTGAACCTCTG GTTGCAGATTTTGGTCTTGCTAGACTACATCGTGAATGGGAACTTTGTGATGAGGAGCAAGTTATTGGAACATATGG GTATCTTGCACCAGAGTACTTCACTGATGCCAAAGTTACAGAGAAAGTTGACATATATGCTTTTGGCCTAGTGTTATTAGAGCTAATTACGGGTGAAAAAACTGGTGCCTTGCCAAATTACAGTGGACAGCAATTTCTGTTCAAGAACTTTCACCCTTTGGGTACTCTGGAAGAAAGCCATTCTTTAGCAGATAAACAGAGGTTTCTGGATCCCTGCTTGGTTAGTTATGAGCTCCAAAGTTTCCCATATGAACTACGGGCAATGAGCAATGCTGCATCCTTGTGCCTACAGAAAGATCCTGATCTACGGCCCCCAATGTCAAAG GTTCTCAGAATACTAGAAGGAGGGGGTAAAGTTGTTCCTCTGGTATTGGATTCAAACTCAATCGGTAGTAGAAGCGGGCACATCAATGGATTGAATCCAGGTATAAATACTACATCAAGAAGAAAGCATTCTCGGAGGCTTTCTCACTAA
- the LOC113714361 gene encoding protein JINGUBANG-like codes for MFSDTSSLPPKIGNMTHSDPNICSAATDDEMAARHSSFSGYDVSRLSGEMSPMTMSPWNQNSLFTQSPWSKFDENVPQNVPQNGLIGSLVREEGHIYSLAAKEDLLYTGSDSKNIRVWKNMKEFTAFKSNSGLVKAIIISGDKIFTGHQDGKVRVWKINPKNPSVHKRSGTLPTFFDIFKASMKPSNYIEVKRKRTALWIKHVDAISCLSMNQEQGLLYSASWDRTFKVWRVENSKCLESVKAHDDAVNSVVASLEGLVYTGSADGTVKVWRRESSGKTVKHHFIQTLLTQECAVTALAVNKSGSVVYCGSSDGLVNFWEREKELTHGGVLKGHKLAVLCLTAAGNLVFSGSADKTICVWRREGNVHTCLSVLTGHTGPVKCLAAEEDKDSSTGDQRWVVYSGSLDKSVKVWSVSETAPDLRHMGNMQPGQGDSPWDSIPSAKY; via the coding sequence ATGTTTTCTGACACCTCAAGTTTGCCTCCAAAAATAGGCAACATGACCCATTCGGACCCCAACATTTGCTCCGCAGCCACAGATGATGAAATGGCCGCCCGGCACAGCAGCTTCTCAGGCTATGATGTTAGCCGGTTGAGCGGCGAGATGTCCCCCATGACGATGTCTCCCTGGAaccaaaattcactttttaccCAGTCCCCATGGTCCAAATTTGATGAAAATGTGCCACAAAATGTCCCTCAGAATGGCCTCATCGGTTCGCTTGTTCGCGAAGAAGGCCACATATATTCATTGGCCGCGAAAGAGGACCTTCTTTACACGGGTTCGGACAGCAAGAACATCCGTGTTTGGAAGAATATGAAGGaatttacagcattcaaatccAACAGCGGCCTTGTTAAAGCCATTATCATCTCCGGGGACAAGATCTTTACGGGTCATCAGGATGGAAAGGTTCGTGTGTGGAAGATTAATCCTAAGAACCCCAGTGTCCACAAGCGTTCAGGGACTTTACCAACTTTCTTTGATATCTTCAAAGCCTCAATGAAACCTAGTAACTATATCGAGGTCAAACGTAAACGGACTGCCCTCTGGATCAAGCATGTTGATGCCATTTCTTGCTTGAGCATGAACCAAGAACAAGGGCTTCTTTATTCTGCCTCGTGGGACAGGACGTTTAAGGTTTGGAGGGTCGAAAACTCGAAATGCCTGGAATCTGTTAAAGCCCATGATGATGCGGTTAATTCCGTTGTGGCCAGTCTGGAAGGATTGGTGTATACAGGATCCGCCGATGGGACTGTTAAGGTTTGGAGAAGAGAATCCAGTGGTAAAACAGTAAAGCATCATTTTATTCAAACCCTCTTGACTCAAGAATGTGCAGTGACTGCTTTAGCTGTGAATAAATCAGGATCGGTGGTTTATTGCGGCTCATCAGATGGGCTTGTCAACTTTTGGGAACGTGAGAAGGAATTGACCCATGGTGGTGTCTTAAAGGGTCACAAACTGGCCGTCCTCTGCCTGACTGCAGCAGGGAACTTGGTTTTCAGTGGATCGGCAGACAAAACCATATGCGTCTGGAGGAGGGAAGGAAATGTTCATACCTGTCTCTCTGTCTTGACTGGTCATACTGGACCAGTCAAGTGCCTGGCGGCTGAGGAGGACAAAGACTCCTCCACCGGTGATCAGCGGTGGGTGGTTTATAGTGGAAGTCTTGATAAATCAGTTAAGGTCTGGAGCGTTTCTGAGACAGCACCAGATTTGCGCCATATGGGTAACATGCAACCAGGCCAGGGTGATTCTCCTTGGGACTCGATACCTTCAGCAAAGTATTGA
- the LOC113714978 gene encoding strychnine-10-hydroxylase-like yields MELLLLYPRAAVVGLLVLAFVLSFLLWRSANSKQAEVRPIKSCLPVEAGGAWPIIGHLHLLAGGSQLAHIILGGMADKYEPSFTLRLGVHRAVVVSSLEMAKELFTSQDTVVSQRPTCLAAKLLGYNYAMFGFAPYGPFWREIRKIISQKLLSARRLELLKHVRVSETGIFVKELYRESSKGRALVDMKRWVGGLTLNVIIRMIAGKRYFGGAIDVSEEKEARQCQKAARDFFHLVGIYVVADFVPFLGWLDLEGHEKKLKETAKEMDQIVEGWLKEHKRRKESGKGDGQQDFMDVMLSVTQGGQGEIMNLARGYDADTIVKATCLDLMSGGSDTTAIVLTWALSLLLNNPQVLRKAREELDLHIGKDRRVTESDINNLGYLQAIVKETFRLYPASPLGVTRDFNEDCTFGGGNYHVPKGTRLIFNLWKLQRDPNIWPDDPSEYRPERFLSTHKGVEINGKQFELVPFGAGRRICPGLHFGIQMIHLILADLLHAFDISKPSDEPVDMTESAGLTNAKATPLDVLIAPRLSPNLY; encoded by the exons ATGGAATTGCTTCTCTTATACCCTAGGGCTGCAGTAGTTGGGCTACTTGTATTGGCTTTTGTTCTCTCCTTTTTACTTTGGAGGTCTGCCAACTCTAAGCAGGCTGAAGTTAGACCAATCAAAAGCTGTTTACCGGTTGAAGCAGGCGGCGCATGGCCCATAATTGGTCACCTCCACCTCTTAGCTGGAGGCTCACAGCTCGCCCACATAATATTGGGAGGCATGGCTGACAAATACGAGCCATCATTCACCCTAAGACTCGGAGTTCACAGGGCCGTGGTAGTCAGTAGCCTGGAAATGGCGAAGGAGCTTTTCACCTCCCAGGATACGGTTGTATCACAACGACCAACTTGTTTAGCAGCTAAACTCCTCGGCTACAACTATGCCATGTTTGGCTTCGCTCCTTACGGCCCATTTTGGAGGGAGATCCGCAAAATAATTTCCCAAAAATTGCTCTCTGCTCGCCGGCTCGAGCTCCTCAAGCACGTGAGAGTTTCTGAAACTGGGATTTTCGTGAAAGAGCTTTACAGGGAGTCATCAAAGGGTCGTGCTTTGGTTGATATGAAGCGGTGGGTTGGGGGCTTGACTTTAAACGTGATTATAAGAATGATTGCCGGAAAAAGATACTTTGGGGGAGCAATAGATGTTAGTGAGGAGAAAGAAGCCAGGCAGTGCCAGAAGGCGGCGAGGGATTTCTTTCATTTAGTTGGGATATATGTGGTGGCCGACTTCGTTCCTTTCTTGGGTTGGTTAGACTTAGAAGGACACGAGAAGAAACTGAAGGAAACTGCTAAAGAAATGGATCAGATTGTTGAGGGATGGCTGAAGGAGCATAAACGGAGAAAAGAGTCCGGCAAGGGTGATGGCCAACAAGACTTCATGGACGTAATGCTCTCGGTCACCCAAGGTGGCCAAGGAGAAATAATGAACCTTGCTCGAGGCTATGATGCTGACACCATTGTCAAGGCCACGTGCCTAG ATTTGATGTCCGGTGGGAGTGACACCACAGCAATTGTGCTAACATGGGCACTATCTCTCTTGTTGAACAATCCTCAAGTCCTGAGAAAAGCTCGAGAAGAACTAGATCTCCATATTGGCAAGGATAGACGAGTAACAGAATCAGACATCAACAATCTGGGCTACCTTCAAGCCATTGTCAAAGAGACATTTCGGCTGTACCCAGCTTCTCCACTGGGCGTTACTAGGGACTTCAATGAAGACTGCACTTTCGGTGGTGGTAATTATCATGTCCCCAAAGGCACGAGGCTGATATTCAACCTGTGGAAACTCCAGCGGGATCCAAACATATGGCCTGATGATCCATCCGAATATAGGCCTGAGAGGTTCCTTTCGACTCATAAAGGTGTTGAAATCAATGGAAAGCAATTCGAACTGGTCCCCTTTGGCGCAGGCAGAAGAATTTGCCCTGGATTGCATTTTGGCATTCAAATGATACACCTGATTTTAGCAGATTTGCTTCATGCATTTGACATCTCAAAGCCGAGCGATGAACCGGTTGATATGACTGAGAGCGCTGGATTAACAAATGCCAAAGCCACGCCTCTTGATGTGCTAATTGCACCGCGCCTGTCTCCTAATCTTTATTAA
- the LOC113714471 gene encoding inactive protein kinase SELMODRAFT_444075-like isoform X2, giving the protein MSECVSKSSQLHLLALWQLKQRIMQPNGSYWTTRKLKLELRHCMDQLHCNIVVMKGSQPKVLRLNLECSDEIQTPFYSAASSPVLDVQKLHGLRMKHSTPVSSPEEPSTSYTKTSGETSLSSPDTATSKFLVYQQNPLYEKLTTGKHTPSHKPNGFGHPLALPDSVEERTVTLSMSSENLSLDDKRIFWIPQNHKISEKAQEIGDCQNGLQNTALPMRDDHHHLVPCMLTEGHKHNLTYGKDVEFNSNIRDAVSLCRTLSTPPPLCSQCQQKAPAFGKPPRQFLYEELEEATDGFSDMNFLAEGGFGLVYRGILRDGLVVAIKQLKFSGSQRDADFCREVRVLSCAQHRNVVLLIGFCVEQKRRLLVYEYICNSSLDLHLHGNLDTILDWDMRLKIAIGTARGLRYLHEDCRVGCIIHRDLRPHNILLTHDFEPLVADFGLARLHREWELCDEEQVIGTYGYLAPEYFTDAKVTEKVDIYAFGLVLLELITGEKTGALPNYSGQQFLFKNFHPLGTLEESHSLADKQRFLDPCLVSYELQSFPYELRAMSNAASLCLQKDPDLRPPMSKVLRILEGGGKVVPLVLDSNSIGSRSGHINGLNPGINTTSRRKHSRRLSH; this is encoded by the exons AT GTCAGAGTGCGTATCAAAGTCGTCTCAGCtacacctgctggcactgtggcAGCTGAAGCAAAGGATAATGCAGCCAAATGGGTCGTATTGGACAA CCAGAAAACTGAAGCTAGAACTTCGGCATTGCATGGATCAGCTTCACTGCAACATTGTAGTTATGAAGGGTTCACAGCCAAAAGTCCTTAGGCTCAATCTTGAATGCTCAGACGAAATTCAAACCCCTTTTTATTCTGCTGCTTCTTCACCTGTTTTGGATGTGCAGAAGTTGCATGGACTGAGGATGAAGCATTCGACTCCTGTGAGTAGCCCTGAGGAGCCAAGCACGTCCTACACAAAAACCTCAGGAGAAACTTCATTATCCAGTCCTGACACTGCCACTTCTAAATTCCTTGTGTATCAACAAAATCCCCTTTATGAAAAACTAACTACGGGCAAGCACACTCCTAGCCATAAACCTAATGGCTTTGGTcatccacttgctttgccagatTCAGTTGAGGAAAGGACTGTAACCCTTTCTATGAGCTCAGAAAATTTAAGTTTGGATGATAAAAGAATCTTTTGGATTCCTCAGAACCACAAGATAAGCGAGAAAGCCCAAGAAATTGGAGACTGCCAAAATGGATTGCAAAATACAGCACTACCTATGAGAGATGACCATCACCACCTTGTGCCATGTATGTTGACAGAAGGGCATAAACACAATCTAACCTATGGTAAAGATGTTGAATTTAACTCGAACATCAGAGATGCAGTTTCTTTGTGCAGAACTTTGTCAACACCCCCTCCTTTATGTTCACAATGTCAACAGAAGGCACCAGCTTTTGGAAAGCCCCCTAGGCAATTCCTTTATGAAGAGCTAGAGGAGGCTACAGACGGTTTCTCAGATATGAATTTCCTAGCTGAAGGAGGGTTTGGTTTGGTTTACAGAGGTATTTTGAGGGATGGACTAGTTGTCGCAATTAAACAGCTGAAGTTTTCTGGATCTCAAAGGGACGCTGATTTCTGTAGGGAAGTGCGAGTTTTAAGCTGTGCGCAACATAGAAATGTTGTGCTATTGATTGGATTTTGCGTTGAGCAGAAGAGGAGATTATTAGTATATGAGTACATATGCAACAGCTCCTTGGATCTACACTTACATG GAAACTTGGATACAATTCTTGATTGGGACATGCGACTCAAAATAGCTATTGGAACAGCAAGAGGCTTACGATATCTCCATGAAGATTGCAGGGTGGGATGTATAATACATAGAGATTTGAGGCCTCACAACATCCTCCTGACCCATGATTTTGAACCTCTG GTTGCAGATTTTGGTCTTGCTAGACTACATCGTGAATGGGAACTTTGTGATGAGGAGCAAGTTATTGGAACATATGG GTATCTTGCACCAGAGTACTTCACTGATGCCAAAGTTACAGAGAAAGTTGACATATATGCTTTTGGCCTAGTGTTATTAGAGCTAATTACGGGTGAAAAAACTGGTGCCTTGCCAAATTACAGTGGACAGCAATTTCTGTTCAAGAACTTTCACCCTTTGGGTACTCTGGAAGAAAGCCATTCTTTAGCAGATAAACAGAGGTTTCTGGATCCCTGCTTGGTTAGTTATGAGCTCCAAAGTTTCCCATATGAACTACGGGCAATGAGCAATGCTGCATCCTTGTGCCTACAGAAAGATCCTGATCTACGGCCCCCAATGTCAAAG GTTCTCAGAATACTAGAAGGAGGGGGTAAAGTTGTTCCTCTGGTATTGGATTCAAACTCAATCGGTAGTAGAAGCGGGCACATCAATGGATTGAATCCAGGTATAAATACTACATCAAGAAGAAAGCATTCTCGGAGGCTTTCTCACTAA